A stretch of the Excalfactoria chinensis isolate bCotChi1 chromosome 25, bCotChi1.hap2, whole genome shotgun sequence genome encodes the following:
- the GKN2 gene encoding gastrokine-2 has translation MKAIAAILLLLGVTWTRTFALESYLLPAPNNEYVTGSMTIDNQKNYADVHVRSGLYSSDTIFDYQHGYIATRLFSRNACFIMKIDKDSIPELQEIGRQAFERQTMKKIYSPRVMWVQFQSGNAMFGSIREWIRYGRPIEQLCKGLPLYKLTKSGPLTNNNSCSRAGIPSILGINICERLRENN, from the exons atgaaggcaatT GCTGCAATTCTCCTTTTGCTGGGAGTCACCTGGACTCGAACTTTTGCATTGGAG AGTTATCTCCTGCCGGCACCTAACAATGAGTATGTCACCGGGTCTATGACCATTGACAACCAGAAGAACTATGCTGATGTCCATGTCCGATCTGGCTTGTACTCCTCTGACACCATTTTTGACTACCAGCAC GGATACATTGCAACAAGGCTGTTTTCACGAAATGCTTGCTTCATCATGAAGATCGATAAAGATTCCATCCCCGAGCTGCAAGAGATTGGACGCCAGGCTTTTGAGAGACAG aCTATGAAGAAAATCTATTCTCCAAGAGTGATGTGGGTGCAGTTTCAGTCTGGAAATGCCATGTTTGGGAGCATCAGAGAGTGGATTCGCTATGGTAGACCCAttgagcagctctgcaagggTCTGCCTCTCTACAAGCTTACAAAGAGTGGAC caCTCACTAATAACAACAGCTGTTCCAGGGCAGGAATTCCATCCATTTTGGGCATTAATATCTGTGAAAGACTCAGAGAGAACAACTAA
- the BMP10 gene encoding bone morphogenetic protein 10: protein MDSIVLHLWAGLCLLVHLAACSPILSLEHSSLEEGEPLFDEFLSEQDGVDFNTLLQNMKNEFLKTLNLSDIPLHESAKVDPPEYMLELYNKFATDRTSMPSANIIRSFKNEDLASHPVGVIGVRKYPLLFNVSIPHHEEITMAELRLYTLVERDQMLYDGLDRKVTIFEVLENDHLGVGEERKIVALASRQIYGTSSEWESFEVTEAIRRWRRAGLTTHRLEVHIESREGEEQNGEGKLDIDINSEAKHVPLLIVFSDDQSNDKKEEKQELNEMIDHEQLLDLENLEVGNFHGHPGEEALLQMRSNIIYDSTARIRRNAKGNYCKKTPLYIDFKEIGWDSWIIAPAGYEAYECHGVCAYPLTEHVTPTKHAIVQTLVHLKNPQKASKACCVPTKLDPISILYMDAGVVTYKFKYEGMVVSECGCR, encoded by the exons ATGGATTCCATAGTCCTCCATCTGTGGGCTGGCCTCTGCCTCTTGGTTCACCTTGCCGCTTGCAGTCCCATCCTGAGCTTGGAGCACTCTTCCTTGGAGGAAGGCGAGCCTCTTTTTGATGAATTCCTGTCCGAACAGGATGGTGTTGATTTCAACACATTGCTTCAGAATATGAAGAACGAGTTCCTGAAGACGTTGAACCTCTCCGACATTCCTCTGCATGAATCGGCCAAAGTAGACCCACCAGAGTACATGCTAGAGCTGTACAACAAGTTTGCCACTGACAGGACATCTATGCCTTCTGCAAATATCATTAGGAGCTTCAAAAATGAAG ACCTTGCTTCCCACCCGGTTGGTGTCATAGGAGTTCGGAAATACCCCCTTCTGTTCAATGTCTCCATACCTCACCATGAAGAAATCACCATGGCGGAGCTGAGACTCTACACCTTGGTGGAGAGGGACCAAATGCTTTATGACGGGCTCGACCGAAAGGTCACCATTTTTGAAGTGCTGGAAAATGACCATTTGGGGgtaggagaagaaagaaagattgtGGCTCTGGCATCCAGACAGATCTATGGTACAAGCAGTGAGTGGGAGAGCTTCGAGGTGACTGAAGCCATCAGGCGTTGGCGAAGGGCAGGGCTGACCACGCACCGTCTGGAGGTTCACATTGAGAGCAGAGAAGGGGAGGAGCAGAATGGAGAAGGGAAACTCGATATCGACATCAACTCTGAGGCTAAGCACGTGCCCCTGTTGATTGTGTTCTCTGACGACCAAAGCAATGATAAGAAAGAGGAGAAGCAAGAGCTGAACGAAATGATAGACCATGAGCAGCTCCTGGACTTGGAGAACCTGGAGGTTGGCAATTTCCACGGACACCCTGGTGAGGAGGCTCTGCTCCAGATGCGTTCCAACATCATTTACGACTCCACTGCTCGAATCCGAAGGAATGCAAAAGGCAACTACTGCAAAAAGACTCCACTCTACATAGATTTCAAGGAGATTGGCTGGGATTCCTGGATCATCGCTCCAGCAGGATATGAAGCTTATGAGTGCCATGGAGTATGCGCCTACCCCTTAACAGAGCACGTCACCCCAACAAAACATGCCATTGTCCAGACTTTGGTTCACTTGAAGAATCCCCAGAAAGCCTCCAAGGCCTGCTGCGTGCCCACCAAACTCGATCCTATCTCAATTCTCTACATGGATGCAGGGGTGGTCACCTACAAGTTCAAATACGAAGGCATGGTGGTATCAGAGTGTGGCTGCAGATAG
- the LOC140262550 gene encoding uncharacterized protein, with amino-acid sequence MKFSVLLCLLGVLLAPTLAEENHGRDSGEGPRLPPPHEEGPRHPPHFEAPRSPHHDESPRHPPANEHPHYLFRPGYQPTRHHRVNRPHQPHRPFVPPFGRYPNGFAIRAPAPHAGNWKTVWDASTGFIATKVLGKNTCIISKADRGFNGFEGASSPGFLPPIEHRYVISNDRLPNLYPYGPRIQRLCRGVPTYFAFPSPGSNFSEDDDSCMTNIVNNMKFVYCSL; translated from the exons ATGAAGTTCTCT GTTTTGCTTTGTCTCCTTGGAGTTCTCCTGGCTCCAACCCTTGCCGAGGAG AACCACGGGAGGGACAGCGGTGAAGGTCCACGCCTTCCACCCC CCCATGAGGAAGGTCCACGCCATCCACCCCATTTTGAAGCTCCACGCTCACCACACCATGATGAAAGTCCACGCCATCCACCCGCTAACGAACATCCACACTATTTATTCCGCCCTGGATATCAACCCACTCGCCACCACCGTGTAAATCGACCTCATCAACCACACCGTCCTTTTGTTCCCCCCTTTGGGCGTTACCCCAATGGGTTTGCCATCAGGGCACCTGCTCCGCACGCTGGTAACTGGAAAACCGTCTGGGATGCCAGCACT ggcTTCATTGCAACCAAGGTACTGGGAAAAAACACCTGCATCATAAGCAAAGCTGACAGAGGATTTAATGGATTTGAG GGAGCTAGTTCCCCTGGGTTCCTTCCACCCATAGAGCATCGTTACGTGATCTCAAACGACAGACTCCCGAACCTGTACCCATACGGACCACGCATTCAAAGGCTGTGCAGAGGAGTTCCCACTTACTTTGCTTTCCCATCTCCTG GATCAAACTTCTCAGAGGATGATGACTCATGCATGACAAATATAGTCAACAATATGAAGTTCGTTTACTGCAGTTTATAA